CACCGTGCGCGCCGCCGCGGTGACCAGCAGCTCGTCGATCGGTTGCGCCGCCGACGCTTTGGCCAGCAAGCGGGCGGTCAGGTCGGCGCCACAGGCCGCGACGCTGATCGTCAGATCGCCGACCCGGTCGGTCTCCGGCCGCAGCCGGCGGGCGCCCAGTCGCGGGTCGGGGCCTGCGATTTCGGCGGCCCAGAAGCCCTCGGTGTCCAGGGTCCGGGCCCGTTCGGCCAGCAGCCCCGACCACCGCCGGTAGCTGGTGTGCTCACGCGCGGGTGCGGGTTCCCGCCCCGCGGCGAGAGCGTGCAGACCGGCGTCGAGCTCGCTCAGCACGATGCGCCATGAGGCCGGATCCATCGCCATCACGTGGGCCGTCAGCACCAGCACGCCGGGCGCGCGCAGCCACACCGCCGACACGAGCCGACCGGCCTCCGGGTCGAGGCCCTCGGTCGCGTTCAGCACCTCCTTCGCGACCTCGTCGATCAGGTCGCCTTCGGCCCACGCCTCGGTGAGGAGGCCCGACTTCGGTTGCGGGACAAGCGCCATCGCGCCGCGGTCCAGCCGGCACCGTAGCACCTCGTGCCCGTCGACGACGGCGGACAGCAGCGCGTCCAGGCCCTGGCGGGTGATGGCCTCGGGCAGCGTGATGACTTCGGTCTGCGCGAGGCGGCGCGGGTCCCCGTGCTCGTAGAGCCAATGGACGTTGGGCAGCACCGGGATCGGCTCGCCGGTCTCGGCGTCGCCCGTGGTCAGCGGCTGCGCCGCGGCCGAGTCGACGGCCGCGGCGAGCTCCCGGATCGTTTCGCATTCCACCATCAGCCTGGCCCGCAGCGCGATGCCGCGCCGGCGTGCGGCCTGCACGACCGACAGGGCCACGATGCTGTCCAGACCGAGCTGCAGGAAGCCGGCCGTGATGTCGACGTCGCCGGTGTCCGCCCCCAGGACGTCGGCGAACGCCTCGGCCAGCGCCGTCTCGGTGGGCGTCTCCGGCGGCGTCGCGGAACCCTCGGCCAGATCGATTGCCGCCAGAACCTTTTCGTCGACCTTGCCGTGTGGGGTCAGGGGCAACTGGCTCAGGACGACGATGTGGTGGGGAACCAGGTGGCGGGGCAGGCGGTCGGTCAGCATCGAGCGCAGTTCGGCCGGCGCCGGCGGGTTCGTCCCGCCCGCGACGTAGGCGACGAGCCGGGGACCGCTCGCATGGGGCCGGGTCGTCACGTGGGCTCCGTGTACCCCCGGGTGGGCGCTCAGGACCGCGGCGATCTCTCCCGGCTCGACGCGGAAACCGCGGATCTTCACCTGGTTGTCGCTGCGGCCGAGGAACTCCAGCCCGCCGTCGGGCAGGCGGCGCACCACGTCTCCGGTGCGGTACATGCGGCCGCCCCGGCCGTGCGGGTCGGCAACGAAGCGGGTGGCCGTCTCGGCCGCGCGCCCGAGGTAGCCCCGGGTCAACTGGTCGCCCGCGAGGTAGAGCTCACCCGCGGCGCCGTCCGGCACCGGCCGCAGCCAGGAGTCCAGGATGTACGCCCGGGTGGTGCGGGTCGGGCGCCCGATGGTGGGTCGCGGGTGCTCGTCGATGGCGGCGACGACGGCCTCGACGGTAGTTTCGGTCGGCCCGTAGCAGTTGAAGGCCGTCATGTCCGTGCGCGCGCATTCCGCGCGGATCCCGTTCCACGCCGCGGTGCCCAGGGCCTCCCCCCCGAGCGCGAGGACCGCCAGTGGCACCCGTCGGAGCAGTCCCGCGCTGTACAGCTGGGCGAACATCGACGGCGTGGTGTCGATCATGTCAAGGCCCCACCGGTCGATCACGTCGACCAGCGCCTCGGCGTCGCGCTGGCGGGCGTCGTCGACGATGTACAGCGAGTGGCCGCCGAGCAGGGCCGCCAGCGGTTGCCACGCCGCGTCGAAGGTGAAGGACCACGCGTGCGCGACGCACAGCGGGCGCCCAATTCGGGCCGCCGCCGGCCGCAGCACGCGGTCGATGTGGTCGTCGGCGTAGGCCAGGAGGGCGCCGTGGGTGCCGACGACGCCCTTGGGTGCGCCGGTGGTTCCCGAGGTGAACACCGCGTAGGCGGCCCCGTCGGGGGCCACGATGGCCGCGAGGTAATCATCAGGCGGCCCTTGGGTTTCGGCCGCCGCCATCGCCTCCTCGTCGACGACCACCGAGGCAGACGTCTGCCGCAGGATTTCGCTCAGCCGCTCGGCCGGCATCGACGGGTCCAGCGGCACGATCATGCCGCCGGCCTTCAGGATCGCCAGCATGGCGACGACGTAACTCGGGCCCCGGGGCAGCACGATCGCCACGGGGGCTTCGTCGGCCACGCCTGCCCGGCTGAGCGTGGCGGCCAGCCGGTCGGCCCGCGCATCGAGCTCCCGGTAGGTCAGCCGGCCGTCGGCCCACCGCAGAGCGACCGAATCCGGTTGAGCGGCGGCGACTTCGGAGAATCGGAGGTGCACCGCGCCGCCCGCCGCGCGGGGGTGGGCCGGCCCGGCCACGGCGGAGGCGCGCTCGGCCTCGAGCAGGACGTCGACCTCACGCAGCGGCCGGTCCCACGACGCCACCAACCGCTGCAACACCGCCAGCAGGCGGCCGCCGAGTTCCGCCGGCTTCATGGCGCCCAGCGCGCCGTCGAGCACCTCTACCAGGACGGTCAGCCGCCCCGCCGTCAGGTGCGCGGCGATGGTCACCGGGAAATGCGACACGCTGTCCAGGGCCATCGGGCG
This genomic window from Mycobacterium saskatchewanense contains:
- a CDS encoding non-ribosomal peptide synthetase; the encoded protein is MTRADERPAIEDVLALSPLQQGLFSMAALSDTESGDADPYVIAMAADVAGPLDVALLRGCAAAMLTRHPNLRASFVHGNLSRPVQVIPASVQVPWRCVRAEPGDVGALEAEERNRRFDLGRGPLIRFLLIELPGQRWRLSVVAHHIVIDGWSLPLFVSELLTLYRAAGDPAALPPAPRPYRDYIGWLAARDQSASRALWAEHLDGLDGPTLLSPALTAAPPGAGIPRRTTLDLDTGATAALAEAARDRGVTLNTLAQMAWAITLSALTGRDDVTFGVTVSGRPGELSGVETMVGLFINTVPLRVRLDPRHPVGSQCLALQRESATLRDHSYLGHAELRSIAGVGELFDTLLVYENFPPGEVVGATELAANGAIFRPMALDSVSHFPVTIAAHLTAGRLTVLVEVLDGALGAMKPAELGGRLLAVLQRLVASWDRPLREVDVLLEAERASAVAGPAHPRAAGGAVHLRFSEVAAAQPDSVALRWADGRLTYRELDARADRLAATLSRAGVADEAPVAIVLPRGPSYVVAMLAILKAGGMIVPLDPSMPAERLSEILRQTSASVVVDEEAMAAAETQGPPDDYLAAIVAPDGAAYAVFTSGTTGAPKGVVGTHGALLAYADDHIDRVLRPAAARIGRPLCVAHAWSFTFDAAWQPLAALLGGHSLYIVDDARQRDAEALVDVIDRWGLDMIDTTPSMFAQLYSAGLLRRVPLAVLALGGEALGTAAWNGIRAECARTDMTAFNCYGPTETTVEAVVAAIDEHPRPTIGRPTRTTRAYILDSWLRPVPDGAAGELYLAGDQLTRGYLGRAAETATRFVADPHGRGGRMYRTGDVVRRLPDGGLEFLGRSDNQVKIRGFRVEPGEIAAVLSAHPGVHGAHVTTRPHASGPRLVAYVAGGTNPPAPAELRSMLTDRLPRHLVPHHIVVLSQLPLTPHGKVDEKVLAAIDLAEGSATPPETPTETALAEAFADVLGADTGDVDITAGFLQLGLDSIVALSVVQAARRRGIALRARLMVECETIRELAAAVDSAAAQPLTTGDAETGEPIPVLPNVHWLYEHGDPRRLAQTEVITLPEAITRQGLDALLSAVVDGHEVLRCRLDRGAMALVPQPKSGLLTEAWAEGDLIDEVAKEVLNATEGLDPEAGRLVSAVWLRAPGVLVLTAHVMAMDPASWRIVLSELDAGLHALAAGREPAPAREHTSYRRWSGLLAERARTLDTEGFWAAEIAGPDPRLGARRLRPETDRVGDLTISVAACGADLTARLLAKASAAQPIDELLVTAAARTVTAWRRRRGQATPAPLLALETHGRAEVDIDGAADTSDTVGLLTAIFPLRIHSDGPTDLARIPGSRVDYGLLRYLRPHGALRHHPEPQLLLNYLGSLHVGVGDLNLDRELLSGVRWAPEPHQAVRHELTVVAGILGTGDARVLATQWRTLPDILSDTDIAALQQIWTEELEELAR